The following are encoded together in the Strongyloides ratti genome assembly S_ratti_ED321, chromosome : 2 genome:
- a CDS encoding Zinc finger, BED-type predicted domain-containing protein, which translates to MDILMTSSNEHSCSSSTAKHKFMETTRKHSNYQDDETASSSSSNSEGGFTEDNEHQNTIDKLSFQKNKDIMVSLANELGGNVNGHFDLSTTNPEFLALLTKSFVENKDISSSTGQQQQQTPLTTILTANNGKTGVINNNNIKDIDCLMKPSSNSSNSHQLVLGIIGDDTSSNGSIEGTENLESNDGGNRSSPSDDYHQINNHESRGSSQQPDGSILQGNGLKQIVNGTSPWMRSAGRKKTHPVWQFFKDLKDCGLDENGVICLNCDWKGDDKSPNNLKTHLKRCHEHDGIYEKFTQALAKYN; encoded by the exons ATGGATATACTTATGACTTCCAGTAACGAACATTCATGTTCAAGTAGTACTGCAAAACATAAATTTATGGAAACAACTAGGAAACATTCTAATTACCAAGATGATGAAACAGCTTCATCTTCCTCCTCCAATTCAGAAGGAGGTTTTACAGAGGATAACGAACACCAAAACacaattgataaattatcatttcaA aaaaataaagacATAATGGTGTCTTTGGCAAATGAATTGGGAGGTAATGTAAATGGGCATTTTGATTTATCAACAACAAATCCTGAATTTTTGGCTTTATTAACAAAGTCATTTGTTGAGAATAAGGATATTTCTTCAAGTACAggacaacaacaacaacaaacACCATTGACAACTATACTTACTGCCAATAATGGGAAGACGGgagttataaataataataatattaaagatataGATTGCCTTATGAAACCATCATCTAATAGTAGTAATAGCCATCAATTGGTATTAGGTATAATTGGTGATGATACAAGTTCTAATGGTAGTATAGAAGGAACAGAAAATTTAGAATCAAATGATGGTGGTAATCGTTCCTCACCCTCTGATGATTatcatcaaataaataatcatgAAAGTAGAGGAAGTAGTCAACAACCAGATGGTTCTATACTTCAAGGAAATGGtttaaaacaaattgttAATGGTACATCACCATGGATGAGATCTGCtggaagaaaaaaaactCATCCTGTTTGGCAATTCTTTAAAGATCTTAAAGATTGTg gTCTCGATGAAAATGGCGTCATCTGCTTAAATTGTGATTGGAAGGGAGATGATAAAAGTCCCAATAACCTTAAGACTCACCTTAAACGATGTCATGAACATGATggtatttatgaaaaatttactCAAGCTCTTGCTAAG TATAATTAA